The following are encoded together in the Oreochromis aureus strain Israel breed Guangdong linkage group 18, ZZ_aureus, whole genome shotgun sequence genome:
- the LOC116327401 gene encoding double-stranded RNA-specific editase B2 produces the protein MRGCSSTPSTFISPIKHWDTEASSAEDADSSSTSSLEVKENQDDKCQVERDLLRKYHPSTFCTTFPRNGQRALKRKQPLVDGKEQLLYQSHSTCKRAAWGVTQKNALVHLNELRPGLQYDITSKTGPLHAPVFSVAVEVNGFHFEGRGPTKKQAKMRAAEQALQSFIQFPNTSQAHASMENFTSTPVDFTADKVDIPNGFFKEFEPSVLRNCDLLHSNAAKKEVFSSIYNHRRLVRLTLDLVSSTNPKRRAVTTSLLEDFSPVALLNELRPGLRYMCLTERVPVRAMKSFVMMVRLEGRVFEGCAPSKRLAKAKAAAAALQSLYNISLGPERTFMGLQDSRAKNQLPQFFAESIFHLVREKYTALADSCSSTSHARHKVLAGIVMTRGLDLRSARVVSLATGTKCLDLGGVSDCGCTLTDCHAEVVSRRALVRFLYSQLELLLCKPANSEEQSIFIPNKSCGDGFRLREGVHFHMYVSSSPCGDARLNCPYETTAAYPSRRFRCHLRVKVKGGEGTLPITARRANQKWDGLSLSKPLVTMSCTDKLAKWSVVGLQGALLSHLVEPVYLQSLTVGTLSHTGHLGRAMARRLAPIKHLPFPYRRQQLLLGCLSSRDARPAGKPPNISVNWSCGDGGWEEISTSTGRRKDSGTPSRLCRRSLFARWLRLQQQLKGPVIGAEPTTGTYCASKMSAQCYQRAVQQFSSALQGGGLGMWLRKPPKLGHFTVSVSKTEC, from the exons atgagag GATGCAGCAGCACGCCGTCAACCTTCATAAGCCCCATAAAACACTGGGATACTGAAGCATCATCAGCTGAGGATGCAGACAGTTCAA GTACCAGCAGTTTGGAGGTGAAGGAGAATCAGGATGATAAATGCCAGGTGGAGCGTGACCTCCTTAGAAAGTATCACCCATCAACTTTTTGCACAACTTTCCCCAGAAATGGACAAAGAGCTTTGAAGAGGAAGCAGCCGCTGGTGGACGGAAAAGAGCAGCTGCTCTACCAAAGTCACTCCACCTGTAAAAGAGCAGCTTGGGGTGTGACTCAGAAGAACGCACTGGTGCACCTGAATGAGCTACGACCAGGCCTGCAGTATGATATCACATCAAAGACTGGCCCGCTGCACGCGCCGGTATTTTCTGTAGCCGTGGAGGTAAACGGCTTCCACTTCGAGGGCCGAGGACCAACTAAAAAACAGGCCAAGATGAGGGCTGCAGAGCAGGCTCTCCAGTCATTCATTCAGTTCCCAAACACCTCCCAGGCTCATGCATCCATGGAGAACTTCACCAGCACACCTGTGGACTTCACAGCAGATAAAGTGGATATTCCCAACGGATTTTTCAAAGAGTTTGAGCCATCGGTGCTTCGGAACTGTGATCTACTCCACTCCAACGCAGCAAAAAAGGAGGTCTTCTCCAGCATTTACAACCACAGAAGACTTGTTCGTCTGACGCTGGACTTGGTGTCCTCTACAAATCCAAAAAGACGAGCAGTCACCACCTCACTGTTAGAGGACTTCAGCCCAGTAGCACTGCTCAATGAGCTGCGCCCGGGGCTCAGGTACATGTGCCTGACTGAGAGAGTTCCTGTCAGGGCGATGAAGAGTTTCGTTATGATGGTCAGGTTGGAGGGGCGGGTGTTTGAAGGGTGTGCTCCCAGTAAAAGACTGGCCAAGgccaaagcagcagcagctgccctACAGTCTCTTTACAACATAAGTCTGGGACCAGAGAGGACCTTCATGGGCCTGCAGGACAGCAGGGCCAAAAATCAGCTACCTCAG TTCTTCGCAGAGTCAATCTTCCACTTGGTGAGAGAGAAATACACAGCGCTCGCAGACAGCTGTTCCTCTACCTCGCACGCCCGACACAAGGTGCTGGCAGGGATCGTGATGACCAGAG gACTCGATCTTCGATCAGCCCGGGTTGTGTCTCTGGCCACAGGGACGAAGTGCTTGGACTTGGGTGGTGTGAGCGACTGTGGCTGTACGCTCACCGACTGCCACGCTGAAGTCGTGAGTCGACGGGCGCTGGTTCGATTCCTGTACAGTCAGCTGGAGCTGCTCCTCTG CAAGCCGGCGAACAGTGAGGAACAATCGATCTTTATACCAAATAAAAGCTGCGGTGATGGCTTCCGGCTGCGGGAGGGCGTCCACTTCCACATGTACGTCAGCTCGTCGCCGTGTGGAGACGCACGACTCAACTGCCCCTACGAGACCACAGCTGCAT ATCCCAGCAGGAGATTTCGCTGCCACCTCAGGGTGAAGGTAAAGGGAGGTGAGGGGACGCTGCCCATCACGGCACGGAGAGCCAATCAGAAATGGGATGGCTTATCGCTGAGTAAACCTCTCGTTACCATGTCATGCACAGACAAATTGGCAAA GTGGAGCGTTGTGGGCCTCCAAGGGGCTCTCCTGTCTCACCTGGTGGAGCCGGTTTACCTCCAGAGCCTAACGGTGGGCACGCTCAGCCACACGGGTCACCTGGGCAGAGCTATGGCACGCCGCCTCGCGCCCATCAAACACCTCCCCTTCCCCTACAGACGACAGCAGCTGCTGCTCGGCT GTTTGAGCAGCAGGGACGCCCGGCCAGCAGGGAAGCCTCCCAACATCAGCGTGAACTGGAGCTGCGGTGATGGAGGCTGGGAGGAAATCAGCACCTCCACAGGAAGGAGGAAGGACTCAGGGACGCCATCGCGGCTCTGCAGGCGCTCGCTGTTTGCCCGCTGGCTGAggctgcagcagcag CTAAAGGGCCCTGTAATCGGGGCAGAACCCACAACAGGGACATATTGTGCTTCCAAGATGTCTGCTCAGTGCTACCAGAGGGCGGTGCAGCAGTTCAGCAGCGCTCTGCAGGGAGGTGGTCTGGGGATGTGGCTGAGGAAACCGCCAAAACTGGGTCACTTCACTGTCAGTGTGTCAAAAACTGAGTGTTAA